Below is a genomic region from Dechloromonas denitrificans.
CCAGCGGCGGCGCTGCTGCGCGCCTGAATGGTGCCGATTTCGCCCTGCTGTTGCCCGGCATCCAAAACCCGGCCCAACAAGCGGAAAGCATGCTTACTGGTCTGCGCGATCTGGTTTCGGCCGGGTTGATCGACAGCGAGCGAGTCGGCTATGTCGCCAGCGGGGTCTATCAACACGGACAAGGCATCGGTGCCCTGCTCTCCAGTCTTGATACCGCGCTGGCTTCGGCAGAAAACCAAAGCGGGCTGGCTTGGTGCTCCGCCGAAAGTGGCTGTGAACAACATGCGACCTCCAGCGCCGACTGGAAAAAAGTGCTGGAGTCGGCCATCCAGACCCAGCGTTTGCGCTTGATCGAATTCCCCGTTGCCAACAACGGGGGGGACATCATGCACCTCGAATGCCCGCTGCGCCTGCAGGCCAGCGAGAACGGAGAATGGCTGGCGGCTGGCAGCTTCATGCCGATGGCCTCTCGCCTCTCGCTCACGACAGAGCTCGACCTTGCCGCAACCCGGCTGGCGCTTGAGCGTATTGCAGCCGGCATCCCGGCTGTCGCGGTCAACCTCTCTGGCGAGTCAATTCTGGTCGCTTCTTTCCGTGATCGCCTGCAAGCCATGATTGCCGACAAGAAAGAGCTCGCTCCGCGCCTCTGGCTGGAAGTTGCCGAAGTCGGTGCCTTCCAGCATTTTGCTGAATTCCGCGCCTTCTGCGAAGCAATCCGTCCACTCGGCTGCCGCCTTGGCATCGAACACTTCGGCCGGCAATTCAGTGAAATCGGACGCCTGCACGATATCGGCCTGGATTACCTGAAGGTCGATGGCAGCTTCATTCGCGCCATTGATACCCAGGCCGGAAACCAGGCATTCCTCAAAGGACTGTGCAGCATTGCCCACAATATCGGGCTGACTGTCATTGCCGAAAACGTCCAAAGCGCGGGAGAACTGGCCGCCCTGCCAGAACTGGGCTTTGATGGTGCAACCGGTCCCGCTGTGCCACGTAAAACGAATCCGGCAAACTAAATGAGCACCGAAATTGAACTGAAACTGCAACTCACCGCCAAGTCAGCCAAAAAACTGGCATCGCACCCCCTGCTACTTCCGCTTGCCGTACAAAAGCAGCACCTGCTGAACACTTACTACGACACGCCCGAATTGGCCCTACACGCCAAACGCATAGCGATGCGCTTTCGCAAGAAGGGCGAACAATGGCTGCTCACCGTAAAGTCGGCTGAACCTGCCAGCGGAGGACTGGCCGTTCGCAGCGAATGGGAAACGCCGGCCCTTCCCGGCGTTTTCGACTTCAGCCATGTCGACGAACCCAGCATGCGCGATCTTCTCGAAACAGCCCGCCCCAAAATGTCCGCTGTTTTCACGACAGATTTCAGACGGCAAATCTGGCACGTACCCTTCGGGCACTCCCTGATCGAATTGGCGCTGGATCGCGGCACCATCGAAAGCCGGGGAAGGAAAAGCCGGATTTGTGAAATAGAGCTGGAGTTGCTTTCGGGCGACATCGACGACATTTTCAAACTGACCCGAAAGCTCCAGGACAAACTCGAACTCAGCCCGGCCATTGCCAGCAAAGCCGAGCGTGGCTACAACCTGTTCAACGATGAGCCGCTCAAACCATTCAAGGCAAAACCGGCCGGAATCTCTGCCGACATGCAGCCGGTCGAAGCCTTCCGCTGCATCGCCTTGGGCTGCCTCGAACACTTCCAGCGCAATGAAGAGGGATTGCACCTCAGCAGCGATCCGGAATTCATTCACCAGGCCCGTGTCGCCTTGCGCCGCCTGCGCTCCGCCATCAAACTGTTTTCACCAGTTTTGCCACCGGAATTTGTCAGCACCTATGGACAAACTTGGCGCACGCTAGCCAGCGCCTTGGGCGAAGCTCGCAACTGGGATGTTTTTCTTGAAGAAACACTCCCCCCGATTCAGGCCGCCTTTCCGGAACATGGCGACATTCGCCGCCTGCGTACCGAAGCTCGTCGCAGAGCCAAACAGGCCCGGCAATCGGTCATCAAACTCCTGGCGGTTCGCGAATACCCGCGCCTGATGGTTGAATTTACGGCAGCAATTTATGCCTTGAAGGACACGCTGCCACTTCCGATCGGCGATTTCGCCCATCAACAACTGTCGCGTTACGCCCGGCAGGCACAAAAACAAGCCGCTCGGCACTGTACCTTTTCGCCAGAGGAACGACATCAATTGCGCATTGCGCTCAAGAGATTGCGTTACACCCTTGAGTTTTTGACGCCACTTCTTCAAGCAAAACGCTTGCCAGCCTATCTTGCTGCATTGGCGCAATTGCAAGATGAGTTGGGCTTGCTCAATGACTTGTCCACTGCCCAGTCATTAATCGACAGCTCACTGCCCAAACGGCCTGCCGGGCCGGTGCACGGCTGGATGGCAGGCAGACACACCTTGCTTGGCCATCAACTCGGCGAATCAATCGATCTCTGGCTGACGCAGAAAAAACCATAGAAACAAGCCCCAGCTCATGAAATACAAATATCCGCTCCTTGCGGCAACTCTGATTGCCTTGTCGACGTTTGCCCTCTACTACCCGTTTATTGGCAACCCCCTGATCTTTGACGACTACAACCTGTTTAACGGCCATCACTCAATCTATGATCTGGCCCTGGTACCGTTTAACCCCTATCCCCGGACTTTTCCCTTATTCACCCTCGGATTTGTTGAAACAATCTGGAAAAGCCTGGAAATCAACCGCTTGGTCAGCATCGGCATTCACATCGCCAATGCCCTATTGCTCGGACGCCTTGTTTTTGACCTGTTGCGACTAGTCGACCGCGAAACGCCACCGACAAACACCCTACTGACAGCAACCACCCTGTCGCTCTTTTTCGCACTGCATCCAGTCGCCACCTATGGTGCTGGCTACCTTGCACAGCGCACCATCCTGCTGGCGACTTTTTTCGGGCTATGGGCCTTCTTCTTTCACTTGCGCTCATATCGCCGGCAAGCAGTGTCAGATCAGATAACCGCCGCACTGTTCTACTCTCTGGCTGTTTTCTCAAAAGAGCATGCCATCATGCTGCCCATCGCCATCGCACTCAGCACATTTCTGCAAACTGCGCCACGCCACCAGAAACTGCTCAAGACGGGGCTATTTCTGGGCCTATCCAGCTGTACCAGTATTTATATCCTGCTCTGCCTGAAAGGTCTGATCGGCGCCTACGAGCCTGCCGGCGCAAGTTCGGCGGCAAGTTTGCCTGAGCTTGCATTGACGCACTCGGCCAGCGGACAGTGGCTACTGAGCGCCATCGGACAGGCCGGGCTGTTTTTCAAGTATCTGATCGCGTGGCTGATTCCAAATCCTGGATCAATGTCGATCGATATGCGCGTGGACTTTGCGAACAATCTGTCACCCATCGGAATCATCTTGCAGCTTTCCGCCTTTCTGCTGTTGATCGGCGGGGCTTGTTTCCTGTTAAGCAAGCGTGGCCTGCCTGCCCTCGCAGGCTTTGGCCTGCTCTACACCGGGACGCTGTACTTGACCGAATTTTCCACATTCAGGCTACAAGAACCTTTTGTCTTGTACCGCAGCTATATCTGGGCCCCCGGAATCGTTTTTTCACTGGCTGCCGCGCTCGGCATGCTACGCCTGTCAACAAGGGTGGCATCGGCCATGCTGCTCGTTCCGCTGCTGCTTTTTCCCTTGGCAATCGACCGCCTCAAAAGCATGCGAAGCGAGCTAAGCATCTGGGTTGATGCGGCAGAGAAGCTGACCAATCCGACACTCCCCGGTGCTGAGCGCATTTTTTACAACCGCGGCCATCAATACCTGAAGCAAGGCAAATACGCCGAGGCGTTATCGGACATGCAACAGGTCGTCGCCAACCACCCCGAGAGCTATGAAGGCTACATTGGCCTCGCCAACGTTCACGCAGCGATGAATGATCCGGTACAAGCTGCAGCTGATCTTGATCAGGCTGAAAAGGTGACGACAGCTCGTACAGCATTGGGGCAGATCTATTTCAAACGAGCACTACTGCTATTAACCCAAAAACAAAACCTGGCGGCAGAAGAAATGCTTAAGCAAGCCATTGCTTATGGCCACAATGGGGCAAAAGTACTGCTAGAAGCCCGATTTTCCACGCGATAAAAATGTAAAAAGCCCTCCGAACGGAGGGCTTCAGATACCAACAACCTCAATTACTTTAATTGATTACACAGCCCAGAACCTTGAGATAGTTAGCCTTGACCGAATTCGAAGTACCATTGTAGTTGCATGCCACAGTCCAAGTAAGGGCAGTACTGCCCACTGCGGGGGTGTACTGCACCGTTTGACCATTAAACCCAGTACCGATACCCTGCATCGTCAATGTCAGTACGCCAGCAGCAGTCATCGCATATGTACCAACTTCAGTCGTCGGGGTTGGCGTATCGGACAAACCAATTGTCCGCCATGCATTATCCGACCCCAAAGCAATCGTACCACCAGCAGAAACGCCCTGCTCCTGAGCAACCAGGGCAAGGGCTGTCTTGATCGGATCAGCAGCAGTCGCAACCTTGGACAGCTTGGCTCGGATGACATAGTCCTGATATTGCGGCAGGGCAACGGCGGCCAGAATGCCGACGATGGCGACAACGATCATCAGTTCGATCAGGGTAAAACCTTGTTGAACACGCTTCATTTGAATCTCCTTTGTTTGCAAAAGGCGGGAAAAACCGCTGCTAAACCTTAATCACTTTCCATGCCAGGGAAAAAGCGCTGAGCCATAAAAAATGAAATGGCTTTCTTTTCAACAAGCTGGAAGAAAACCAAAAAACAAAAGCGTGAACCGAGGCCAAATGGCTGACAAAAAACGTCACATCAGCATAACCTTTTGAGGCAGTTCTTCAGCAATCCACCTGCTCATCCAGCAAATAGCTGGCAGCATACGTCCTGAACACCTCGCCCCGGACAAAGACATCGAACAGGTCCGGGTCGATATGGCCGCCTTTCTTGAAGTTTTCCATGATGCCCAGCGCCTGGGTGAGTTTCATGGCTTCCTTGTAGGGGCGGTCTTTCGCGGTCAACGCTTCGAAAATGTCAGAAATACCCATCATCCGGGCCTGCCAGCTCATTTCGTCACGCTTCAGGCCTTTAGGATAACCCTTGCCATCCATCCGCTCGTGGTGGCCGCCAGCGTATTCCGGCACATTGCGCAGATGTTTCGGCCAGGGCAGTTGTTCCAGCATGCGGATCGTCGCGACGATGTGGTGGTTGATGATTTCACGTTCATTCTGGGTCAGCGTGCCGGCGCGAATGGTCAGGTTGTCGAGTTCGTCCGCTGACAGGAAATCGGTTTCGATGCCCGCCGGATTGGTCCAGCGGTACTTGCCGGCCATCGCCTTGACCCGTTCGATCGCCTCATCGCTCATCCGTTCGCCACCGATATTGGCCTGGCGCAAAAAGTCGCGGTCGACATCGCATTCACGGCAAAAATCGAGAAAAACACGCTCGGCTTCAACCGCTTCCTGGCCGCCCGCGATCTGGCGCCATTGGCGGACTTCGGCATCACGCTTGACGATCTCGAAACGCGTATCGATCAGATCGATCCGGTCGTAAATCGTTTGCAACTTGGTTGCCTTGTCGACGACATGAACCGGCGTCGTCACCTTGCCACAATCATGCATCAGCGCCGCGATACGCAGCTCGTACCTGTCCTTGTCGGTCAGCTTGAAGTCGGCAAGCGGGCCTTCCGTCGTGGCATCGACCGCATCGGCCAGCAGCATGGTCAGTTCGGGGACGCGCTGGCAATGACCGCCGGTGTGGGCCGACTTTTCGTCGATGGCCAGATTGATCAGCTTGATGAATGACTCGAACAGCGTTTCCAGCTGCTCGACCAACTGGCGATTGGTCAGCGCAATCGCTGCCTGCGAGGCCAGCGACTCGGCCAGCCGCTGGTCGGCCTGCGAAAACTCGGTCACCTCGCCACTGCCCGTCTTGAGCGCATTGATCAGTTGCAGCACGCCGATGATTTCACCTTCATGGTTTTTCATCGGCACGGTGAGAAAGGATTGCGAGCGATAGCCGGTGCGCTCGTCGAATTTGCGCGTTCCCGAAAAATCGAAGCCTTGTGCGGTATAGGCATCGGAAATATTCACCGTTTTACCGTGAATCGCAGCATACGCGGCAACCAGGGAGTTGTTCGGTGAGCCATCCGGGTTGTAGAGCGGCAAATCGGGAAACTTGCCGGAGGTCGATTGGCCGCTACTGCCACCGAAGGCAATATTCAGGGAATCGGTCCGGACAATTTCGAAATGCAGCGACTGGCCATCCTCTGCCAGCAAATACAGCGTACCGCCATCGGCGCGGGTGATGGCCTTGGCGGCGAGGAGAATTTTCTCAAGCAACAGGTTGATATCGCGTTCATTTGAAAGCGATGCCCCGATATCGTTGAGTTGTTCGAGCCGGCGAAAAAGATCCTGAATGGTTTCCATGACTACCCCTGATTGGCTGCTGACAGCCTGTACGTAACGGCACTCATGTGCCGCTCCCGAGCAAGCCATCCTGCAACCAGAAAGCCTTGAAGCCGCGCTGGGCAAGCAGGAAGGCTGCAGCCGAACTGCGCCGCCCGGAACGGCAATAAACAATGTATTCACGCGATGGATCAAGCAGGCCAAAAGCCGAGCGAATTTCGCTCAAGGGCAGGTTGACCGCGCCAGGCAAGCCATTTTCGGCGAACTCGGCGGCGTAACGCACATCCAGCCAGCAAGCGCCGGCCGCAACTTTGGCATCGGCTGCCGGTCGGCCAAGCGCATGCAGCAAGGGGGTGCGCAGCAAGGCGAGAAAATCGGGTTTGGCCAGACGAAACAGCACGCCATCCGTTTTCATCACCACCGAAGCATTGCGCAGGGAGTCTGAAACCAGGGCTTCTTCACCAAAAGCATCCCCGGCCTTGAATTCGGCCAGCCGAACATCCGCGCCGCCGACGCGTTTGAACACTTCGCAGCGCCCGCTCTCAATCAGATAGTAATAATCACCCGGTTCGCCCTCCTTGATGACCGAAGCCCCCCGGCGCACAACGATGCGCTCGAAACGCTGCAGCAATTCGTGGATGTGGGCCGGCGGCAACTGGGCCAAGGCACCGGCAGTCAAGGCCTGGGCGCTGAAAGCACCGGTCATTTTGCCCCATTCCGGCGCGGGAGCCGGGTCGACCGCAGCAGACAGGTCATCCCAGGTCATCATGATGTCGAGCAGTTCAAAATCAATGCGCAACAGCGTGACGTCGGTAATGGCCTTGCTGCTCAGCGGCAACACAGTCTTGTAGCCGATCGGCCAGTTGGCAATATCGCAACCGCCGACCAGCACGCGCATGCTGCCATCGAGCAGGACAATTTTCAGCTCGCCGGCCAGCAAAAAAACGAGGTGCGCCCCCACGCCGATATCGCGCAAGGGGTCGCTGCCACGCGCATGGGTTTCCGGCACACACAAGCGGACCAACTCTTCCAGGCGGGCCGACGACAAACCGCAGATCGGCTCAAGTCGGCTCAGCGTGCGGAGATTCAGTTCCATATCAGAACTCGATCAACTGGTTGTTTTGCAACATTTTTGGTTTGAAGTCACCGAGGCAGGTTTCGATTTCTTCCATGGTCAGTTCGATCTGGCCCGGTTTGAGATGCGTGATGTGGATTTCACATTCACGCTCCAGCTTTTGCAGTTCGGTCGCCAGCATATTCGGACAAAGATGCTTGGAAACCAGCGCCAACTGTTGCTCGCGATTGGAGAAAGCGCACTCGATGATCAGGTGACGCAGATTGGGAATGCGATTGACGACACGCCAGAAAGCATCGCAAACCCCTGTATCGCC
It encodes:
- a CDS encoding LapD/MoxY N-terminal periplasmic domain-containing protein, producing MSLFRQLWLAVIASTIIAFAGSFVVSMLTARHYLEQQLAIKNNDNASSLALSMSQLDKDPVTVELQVAAVFDSGQYEHVRLVGPDGKLMIEKSSPPMAGDVPAWFIRVFPIKSQAGQAQVSSGWTQFGTVELVSHSQFAYKELWDGAWHLIVWFIIGGGFMGFLGMQILRRIKRPLDAVVGQAQAISERRFVNIPEPSTPELKSVASAMNAMVDRLKTIFAEEAARLEQVRREATQDGLTGLANRAFFMNQLHAALNDDDASPNGSLLMLRLGDLAGINKRAGREAADELLRRTGALIATLASNTSGGAAARLNGADFALLLPGIQNPAQQAESMLTGLRDLVSAGLIDSERVGYVASGVYQHGQGIGALLSSLDTALASAENQSGLAWCSAESGCEQHATSSADWKKVLESAIQTQRLRLIEFPVANNGGDIMHLECPLRLQASENGEWLAAGSFMPMASRLSLTTELDLAATRLALERIAAGIPAVAVNLSGESILVASFRDRLQAMIADKKELAPRLWLEVAEVGAFQHFAEFRAFCEAIRPLGCRLGIEHFGRQFSEIGRLHDIGLDYLKVDGSFIRAIDTQAGNQAFLKGLCSIAHNIGLTVIAENVQSAGELAALPELGFDGATGPAVPRKTNPAN
- a CDS encoding CYTH and CHAD domain-containing protein, producing the protein MSTEIELKLQLTAKSAKKLASHPLLLPLAVQKQHLLNTYYDTPELALHAKRIAMRFRKKGEQWLLTVKSAEPASGGLAVRSEWETPALPGVFDFSHVDEPSMRDLLETARPKMSAVFTTDFRRQIWHVPFGHSLIELALDRGTIESRGRKSRICEIELELLSGDIDDIFKLTRKLQDKLELSPAIASKAERGYNLFNDEPLKPFKAKPAGISADMQPVEAFRCIALGCLEHFQRNEEGLHLSSDPEFIHQARVALRRLRSAIKLFSPVLPPEFVSTYGQTWRTLASALGEARNWDVFLEETLPPIQAAFPEHGDIRRLRTEARRRAKQARQSVIKLLAVREYPRLMVEFTAAIYALKDTLPLPIGDFAHQQLSRYARQAQKQAARHCTFSPEERHQLRIALKRLRYTLEFLTPLLQAKRLPAYLAALAQLQDELGLLNDLSTAQSLIDSSLPKRPAGPVHGWMAGRHTLLGHQLGESIDLWLTQKKP
- a CDS encoding tetratricopeptide repeat protein, which gives rise to MKYKYPLLAATLIALSTFALYYPFIGNPLIFDDYNLFNGHHSIYDLALVPFNPYPRTFPLFTLGFVETIWKSLEINRLVSIGIHIANALLLGRLVFDLLRLVDRETPPTNTLLTATTLSLFFALHPVATYGAGYLAQRTILLATFFGLWAFFFHLRSYRRQAVSDQITAALFYSLAVFSKEHAIMLPIAIALSTFLQTAPRHQKLLKTGLFLGLSSCTSIYILLCLKGLIGAYEPAGASSAASLPELALTHSASGQWLLSAIGQAGLFFKYLIAWLIPNPGSMSIDMRVDFANNLSPIGIILQLSAFLLLIGGACFLLSKRGLPALAGFGLLYTGTLYLTEFSTFRLQEPFVLYRSYIWAPGIVFSLAAALGMLRLSTRVASAMLLVPLLLFPLAIDRLKSMRSELSIWVDAAEKLTNPTLPGAERIFYNRGHQYLKQGKYAEALSDMQQVVANHPESYEGYIGLANVHAAMNDPVQAAADLDQAEKVTTARTALGQIYFKRALLLLTQKQNLAAEEMLKQAIAYGHNGAKVLLEARFSTR
- a CDS encoding pilin, whose protein sequence is MKRVQQGFTLIELMIVVAIVGILAAVALPQYQDYVIRAKLSKVATAADPIKTALALVAQEQGVSAGGTIALGSDNAWRTIGLSDTPTPTTEVGTYAMTAAGVLTLTMQGIGTGFNGQTVQYTPAVGSTALTWTVACNYNGTSNSVKANYLKVLGCVIN
- a CDS encoding HD family phosphohydrolase; the protein is METIQDLFRRLEQLNDIGASLSNERDINLLLEKILLAAKAITRADGGTLYLLAEDGQSLHFEIVRTDSLNIAFGGSSGQSTSGKFPDLPLYNPDGSPNNSLVAAYAAIHGKTVNISDAYTAQGFDFSGTRKFDERTGYRSQSFLTVPMKNHEGEIIGVLQLINALKTGSGEVTEFSQADQRLAESLASQAAIALTNRQLVEQLETLFESFIKLINLAIDEKSAHTGGHCQRVPELTMLLADAVDATTEGPLADFKLTDKDRYELRIAALMHDCGKVTTPVHVVDKATKLQTIYDRIDLIDTRFEIVKRDAEVRQWRQIAGGQEAVEAERVFLDFCRECDVDRDFLRQANIGGERMSDEAIERVKAMAGKYRWTNPAGIETDFLSADELDNLTIRAGTLTQNEREIINHHIVATIRMLEQLPWPKHLRNVPEYAGGHHERMDGKGYPKGLKRDEMSWQARMMGISDIFEALTAKDRPYKEAMKLTQALGIMENFKKGGHIDPDLFDVFVRGEVFRTYAASYLLDEQVDC
- a CDS encoding cyclic nucleotide-binding domain-containing protein, giving the protein MELNLRTLSRLEPICGLSSARLEELVRLCVPETHARGSDPLRDIGVGAHLVFLLAGELKIVLLDGSMRVLVGGCDIANWPIGYKTVLPLSSKAITDVTLLRIDFELLDIMMTWDDLSAAVDPAPAPEWGKMTGAFSAQALTAGALAQLPPAHIHELLQRFERIVVRRGASVIKEGEPGDYYYLIESGRCEVFKRVGGADVRLAEFKAGDAFGEEALVSDSLRNASVVMKTDGVLFRLAKPDFLALLRTPLLHALGRPAADAKVAAGACWLDVRYAAEFAENGLPGAVNLPLSEIRSAFGLLDPSREYIVYCRSGRRSSAAAFLLAQRGFKAFWLQDGLLGSGT